A genomic window from Streptomyces sp. 846.5 includes:
- the smc gene encoding chromosome segregation protein SMC, protein MHLKSLTLRGFKSFASATTLRFEPGITCVVGPNGSGKSNVVDALSWVMGEQGAKSLRGGKMEDVIFAGTSGRTPLGRAEVALTIDNSDGALPIEYSEVTISRTLFRNGGSEYAINGSTCRLLDIQELLSDSGIGREMHVIVGQGQLDSVLHADPMGRRAFIEEAAGVLKHRKRKEKALRKLDAMQANLTRVQDLVGELRRQLKPLGRQAQIARRAATIQADLRDARLRILADDLVTLRKAVEEEVADEMALRLRRSGVEQELTALQQREAVLEAQVAQLGPRVEQSQQTWFELSALAERVRGTVGLAEARVRHARSQQTEERRGRDPEEMEREAARIREEEAELKEALEEASYALAETVERRGELERELAGEEQRLRAAARALADRREGLARLQGRVAAARSRAVGAGEEIGRLAEARDGARERAEAAAEEYELLKAQVDGVEAGDAEAEAQLAEVRTALGEAEEAQSRAREELASVERERAGLTARREALALGLRRKDGSGALLAAGERGPGDGLGGVLGSAASLLSVRPGAEAAVAAALGHAADAVAVDGVGTAVEALRLLRKEDAGRAGLLIASGAADGGALREDGDGLAGCVDGPAELVGVVRGLLRGYVLVAGLAEAEALVGSRPGVTAVTAEGDLLGRGFAYGGSAAAPSLLETQAAVDEATAALEELSGRREALATALEQATARRRELAAEAEALAARRRAAEKEKSAVAQQLGRLGGQARGAAGEAERLGAAAAKAEAALEQAEAELAELSERLLTAEEIPADEEPDTGERDRLAEASAQCRQAEMEARLSVRTHEERVRGLAGRADSLDRGARAEREARARAAQRQQRLRAEALVATAVGDGARQLLTAVEASLATAALEKERAEQERAVHDAELSQQRVRSRELKAELDRLTDSVHRDEVLRAEKRLRIEQLEAKALEEHGIEADGLLAEYGPDQLVPASDEAEGAEPRPYDRAEQEKRLRAAEKAYTQLGKVNPLALEEFAALEERHQFLSEQLEDLKSTRRDLLTVVKEVDERVEQVFTAAYHDTAAQFEGVFSRLFPGGEGRLVLTDPDNMLTTGIEVEARPPGKKVKRLSLLSGGERSLTAVALLVSIFKARPSPFYVMDEVEAALDETNLRRLIGLMEELRDSSQLIVITHQKLTMECADALYGVSMRGDGISQVISQRLRDEPRKPPRRVVPAQQGV, encoded by the coding sequence GTGCATCTCAAGAGCCTCACGCTGCGTGGGTTCAAGTCCTTCGCCTCGGCGACCACTCTCCGCTTTGAGCCGGGGATCACCTGCGTGGTCGGCCCGAACGGCTCCGGCAAGTCCAATGTCGTCGACGCGCTGTCCTGGGTGATGGGCGAGCAGGGCGCCAAGTCCCTGCGCGGCGGCAAGATGGAGGACGTCATCTTCGCCGGCACCAGCGGACGCACCCCGCTGGGCCGCGCCGAGGTCGCGCTGACCATCGACAACAGCGACGGCGCGCTGCCCATCGAGTACAGCGAGGTCACCATCTCGCGGACGCTGTTCCGCAACGGCGGCAGCGAGTACGCCATCAACGGCAGCACCTGCCGGCTGCTGGACATCCAGGAACTGCTGTCCGACTCCGGCATCGGCCGTGAGATGCACGTCATCGTCGGCCAGGGCCAGCTGGACTCGGTGCTGCACGCCGACCCGATGGGCCGGCGCGCCTTCATCGAGGAGGCCGCCGGCGTCCTCAAGCACCGCAAGCGCAAGGAGAAGGCGCTGCGGAAGCTGGACGCGATGCAGGCCAACCTGACCCGGGTGCAGGACCTGGTCGGCGAGCTGCGGCGGCAGCTCAAGCCGCTCGGCCGGCAGGCCCAGATCGCCCGCAGGGCGGCGACCATCCAGGCCGATCTGCGCGACGCCAGGCTGCGGATACTCGCCGACGACCTGGTGACGCTGCGCAAGGCGGTCGAGGAGGAGGTCGCCGACGAGATGGCGCTGCGGCTGCGGCGCTCCGGGGTCGAGCAGGAGCTGACGGCGCTTCAGCAGCGGGAGGCGGTGCTGGAGGCGCAGGTCGCCCAGCTGGGCCCGCGGGTCGAGCAGTCCCAGCAGACCTGGTTCGAACTGTCCGCGCTGGCGGAGCGGGTCCGCGGCACCGTCGGGTTGGCCGAGGCCCGGGTCCGGCACGCCCGCAGCCAGCAGACCGAGGAGCGGCGCGGCCGGGACCCGGAGGAGATGGAGCGCGAGGCGGCCCGGATCCGTGAGGAGGAGGCCGAGCTCAAGGAGGCGCTGGAGGAGGCGTCGTACGCGCTCGCCGAGACGGTGGAGCGGCGAGGGGAGCTGGAACGGGAGCTGGCGGGGGAGGAGCAGCGGCTGCGCGCGGCCGCCCGCGCGCTGGCCGACCGCCGGGAGGGGCTGGCCCGGCTGCAGGGCAGGGTCGCCGCGGCGCGGTCGCGCGCGGTCGGCGCGGGCGAGGAGATCGGTCGGCTCGCCGAGGCGAGGGACGGCGCCCGGGAGCGGGCGGAGGCCGCCGCCGAGGAGTACGAGCTGCTCAAGGCACAGGTCGACGGGGTCGAGGCGGGCGACGCGGAGGCCGAGGCCCAGCTCGCCGAGGTGCGGACGGCGTTGGGCGAGGCGGAGGAGGCGCAGTCGCGGGCCCGCGAGGAGCTGGCCTCGGTGGAGCGTGAACGCGCCGGGCTGACGGCGCGTCGGGAGGCACTGGCGCTGGGCCTGCGCCGCAAGGACGGCAGCGGCGCGCTGCTGGCGGCGGGGGAGCGGGGCCCCGGCGACGGACTGGGCGGAGTGCTCGGCTCGGCGGCCTCGCTGCTGTCGGTCCGTCCGGGCGCGGAGGCGGCGGTCGCGGCGGCGCTGGGCCACGCGGCCGACGCGGTCGCGGTGGACGGCGTCGGCACGGCGGTGGAGGCGCTTCGCCTGCTGCGCAAGGAGGACGCGGGCCGGGCCGGCCTGCTGATCGCCTCCGGTGCAGCGGACGGTGGCGCTCTTCGTGAGGACGGGGACGGGCTCGCCGGGTGCGTGGACGGTCCGGCGGAGCTGGTCGGCGTCGTGCGCGGGTTGCTGCGCGGCTATGTGCTGGTCGCGGGCCTGGCGGAGGCCGAGGCGCTGGTCGGCTCCCGTCCCGGGGTGACGGCGGTGACCGCCGAGGGCGATCTGCTCGGACGGGGTTTCGCGTACGGAGGCTCCGCCGCCGCGCCGAGCCTGCTGGAGACCCAGGCCGCGGTGGACGAGGCTACCGCCGCGTTGGAGGAACTGTCGGGGCGACGGGAGGCGCTCGCGACCGCGCTGGAGCAGGCCACCGCGCGCCGCCGGGAGCTGGCGGCCGAGGCCGAGGCGCTGGCCGCCCGCCGCCGGGCCGCCGAGAAGGAGAAGTCCGCGGTGGCCCAGCAACTGGGGCGGCTCGGCGGCCAGGCCCGCGGCGCGGCCGGCGAGGCCGAGCGGCTCGGCGCGGCGGCGGCGAAGGCCGAGGCGGCGCTGGAGCAGGCCGAGGCCGAGCTCGCCGAGCTCAGCGAGCGGCTGCTGACCGCGGAGGAGATTCCTGCCGACGAGGAGCCCGACACCGGTGAGCGGGACCGCCTCGCCGAGGCCTCGGCGCAGTGCCGGCAGGCCGAGATGGAGGCCAGGCTCTCGGTCCGGACCCATGAGGAGCGGGTGCGCGGCCTCGCCGGCCGGGCGGACTCGCTGGACCGCGGCGCCCGCGCCGAGCGCGAGGCCCGGGCCCGCGCCGCCCAGCGGCAGCAGCGGCTGCGGGCGGAGGCGCTGGTCGCCACCGCAGTCGGCGACGGCGCCCGGCAGTTGCTCACCGCCGTCGAGGCGTCGCTGGCGACGGCGGCCCTGGAGAAGGAGCGGGCCGAGCAGGAGCGCGCGGTCCATGACGCCGAGCTGTCGCAGCAGCGGGTCCGCAGCCGCGAGCTCAAGGCCGAGCTGGACCGGCTGACCGACTCGGTCCACCGCGACGAGGTGCTGCGCGCGGAGAAGCGGCTGCGGATAGAGCAGTTGGAGGCCAAGGCGCTGGAGGAGCACGGCATCGAGGCCGACGGGCTGCTCGCCGAGTACGGCCCCGACCAGCTGGTGCCGGCGTCCGACGAGGCGGAGGGCGCTGAGCCCCGCCCGTACGACCGGGCCGAGCAGGAGAAGCGGCTGCGCGCCGCGGAGAAGGCGTACACCCAGCTCGGCAAGGTCAATCCGTTGGCACTGGAGGAGTTCGCGGCGCTGGAGGAGCGGCACCAGTTCCTCAGCGAGCAGCTGGAGGACCTGAAGTCCACCCGGCGCGACCTGCTCACCGTCGTCAAGGAGGTGGACGAGCGGGTGGAGCAGGTGTTCACCGCTGCCTACCACGACACCGCGGCGCAGTTCGAGGGCGTGTTCTCGCGGCTGTTCCCCGGCGGCGAGGGCCGGCTGGTCCTCACCGACCCCGACAACATGCTGACCACCGGCATCGAGGTGGAGGCCAGGCCGCCGGGGAAGAAGGTCAAGCGGCTCTCGCTGCTCTCCGGCGGCGAGCGCTCGCTCACCGCCGTCGCGCTGCTGGTCTCCATCTTCAAGGCCAGGCCCAGCCCGTTCTATGTGATGGACGAGGTCGAGGCGGCGCTGGACGAGACCAACCTGCGCCGGCTGATCGGCCTGATGGAGGAGCTGCGGGACAGCTCCCAGCTGATCGTGATCACCCATCAGAAGCTCACCATGGAGTGCGCCGACGCGCTCTACGGGGTTTCCATGCGCGGCGACGGCATCTCCCAGGTGATCAGCCAGCGGCTGCGGGACGAGCCGAGGAAGCCCCCGCGCCGGGTCGTGCCCGCCCAGCAGGGCGTCTGA